In Verrucomicrobia bacterium CG1_02_43_26, a single genomic region encodes these proteins:
- a CDS encoding thioredoxin-disulfide reductase, giving the protein MENIIILGSGCAGLTAALYTARANLNPLVIEGKQPGGQLTTTSEVENFPGFPEGIDGFELMDRMRKQAEKFGTRFVNETITKVELDGEIKRLHAGDKVYEAKVIIISTGASSKMLGAPGEKELFGGKGVTTCATCDGAFYRGMDVVVIGGGDSACEEALFLTRFCKKITLIHRRDELRASKIMADRTVSHDKIEMLWDSVVEEVLGVEEGGVKGVRVKSLKTGEEHTVDCKGVFVAIGHSPNTQIFNGILKLDELGYIVPETNSMVRTGIPGVYACGDCVDHKYRQAITAAGMGCQAAIESERWLSECEAMEASTHLNS; this is encoded by the coding sequence ATGGAAAACATTATCATTCTAGGAAGTGGGTGTGCCGGCTTGACAGCAGCATTATACACAGCACGCGCAAATTTAAACCCATTGGTAATTGAGGGCAAACAGCCCGGAGGGCAGTTAACGACTACCTCTGAGGTCGAAAATTTCCCCGGCTTTCCCGAAGGAATAGACGGTTTTGAGTTAATGGACAGAATGCGCAAGCAAGCGGAGAAATTCGGTACCCGTTTTGTGAATGAAACCATTACAAAAGTTGAATTAGATGGCGAAATAAAGCGACTACACGCCGGCGATAAGGTTTATGAAGCAAAAGTAATCATCATCAGCACAGGCGCTTCTTCAAAGATGCTAGGCGCTCCCGGGGAAAAAGAATTGTTTGGCGGAAAAGGCGTAACCACCTGCGCAACCTGCGATGGCGCGTTTTACCGCGGCATGGACGTTGTTGTGATTGGAGGCGGAGACTCTGCCTGCGAAGAAGCCCTCTTTTTAACCCGTTTTTGCAAGAAAATTACATTAATCCATAGGCGCGATGAGCTACGAGCATCGAAAATCATGGCAGACAGGACTGTTTCTCATGACAAGATAGAGATGCTGTGGGACAGCGTTGTGGAAGAAGTTCTTGGCGTTGAAGAAGGTGGCGTAAAAGGCGTACGGGTAAAAAGCCTCAAAACAGGCGAAGAACATACCGTGGACTGCAAAGGCGTCTTTGTCGCCATTGGCCATAGCCCCAACACGCAAATATTTAATGGGATCCTGAAGCTAGACGAACTCGGGTACATTGTTCCCGAAACCAACAGTATGGTAAGAACCGGCATACCAGGCGTGTATGCTTGCGGGGATTGCGTTGACCATAAATACCGCCAAGCGATTACGGCTGCTGGCATGGGCTGCCAAGCCGCAATTGAATCAGAGCGATGGTTAAGTGAATGCGAAGCGATGGAAGCATCTACTCATCTGAATTCATAA
- a CDS encoding phosphatidylglycerophosphatase A has translation MIRQPHWPKSLPSNIINGVSTLGPLGYWGKAPGTVGSAAGIIYYTLVFHQIGILGYLTLLAVTIYLAIAFCGEAEVRLMKKDPPEVILDEFVAIPVCFFGMGYLFDRYPVWFILLLGFILFRFFDILKPIGIKRLQELPGGWGVVIDDIAAAVATNIVLHVVFLGWWLIV, from the coding sequence ATGATACGCCAACCACACTGGCCTAAAAGCCTACCCTCTAATATTATCAATGGCGTGTCTACACTAGGCCCTTTGGGGTATTGGGGAAAAGCGCCCGGGACGGTAGGATCCGCCGCCGGCATTATTTATTACACATTGGTCTTTCACCAAATCGGCATTCTTGGATATTTAACTTTATTAGCCGTGACCATTTACTTGGCAATCGCCTTTTGCGGAGAAGCCGAAGTGCGCTTGATGAAAAAAGACCCCCCAGAGGTCATTTTGGATGAATTTGTGGCCATTCCCGTCTGCTTTTTTGGCATGGGCTATCTCTTTGATCGCTACCCCGTGTGGTTCATTTTGCTCCTTGGCTTTATTTTATTCCGCTTTTTCGATATCCTGAAACCTATCGGCATAAAACGCCTCCAAGAATTGCCCGGCGGCTGGGGTGTCGTGATCGATGATATTGCCGCGGCTGTTGCAACGAATATCGTTCTTCATGTAGTGTTTTTGGGATGGTGGCTGATTGTTTAA
- a CDS encoding 50S ribosomal protein L31 yields the protein MQKDIHPEYNNVCFTDISTGRKFITKSTMRSRKKEMIDGEEYYIVICDLTMDSHSVYTGKKTMVDTTGRVERFQNRSRKRGV from the coding sequence ATGCAAAAAGATATACATCCAGAGTACAATAATGTTTGTTTTACAGACATCTCTACAGGAAGAAAATTTATTACAAAGTCCACCATGCGTTCCCGTAAAAAGGAAATGATTGATGGTGAGGAATATTACATCGTCATTTGTGACCTTACTATGGATTCTCACAGCGTTTACACTGGCAAGAAGACGATGGTAGACACAACAGGACGTGTTGAGAGATTCCAAAATCGTTCCCGTAAACGCGGCGTATAA
- a CDS encoding guanylate kinase — MIQAPQPHALLIIVSGPAGSGKTTLCDRMLSTYSGKVNRVITATTRVPRDGEEDGDHYHFFTREAFEERIAQDAFYEYALVHGNYYGTLKSEIYKGLEGGVSDLLLNIDVQGAATFREKAKKDTLLQGHLVTIFIMPPSLDELDKRLTTRGKDKQEEIDKRLKIAQDEIRSWQDYDYCIHSKDKETDFQALQAIYLAEKARIR, encoded by the coding sequence ATGATACAAGCTCCCCAGCCTCACGCTTTGCTTATTATCGTTTCCGGACCTGCCGGTAGCGGTAAAACCACCCTCTGTGACCGTATGCTGTCGACCTACTCGGGTAAGGTCAATCGCGTCATAACCGCCACAACGCGTGTCCCGCGGGATGGCGAGGAGGATGGCGACCACTATCATTTCTTTACCAGAGAAGCCTTTGAGGAACGCATCGCTCAAGATGCTTTTTACGAATATGCTCTGGTTCATGGCAACTATTATGGTACATTGAAAAGTGAGATCTATAAAGGCCTGGAAGGAGGCGTGAGCGACCTTTTACTTAACATAGACGTCCAGGGAGCCGCAACCTTCCGCGAGAAGGCGAAAAAGGATACGCTCTTGCAAGGTCATTTAGTCACCATATTTATCATGCCTCCAAGCCTCGATGAGCTGGATAAACGCCTTACCACGCGCGGTAAAGACAAGCAAGAGGAGATTGATAAACGCCTCAAAATTGCCCAAGATGAGATTAGATCCTGGCAAGACTACGATTATTGCATCCACAGTAAAGACAAAGAGACGGACTTTCAAGCCCTCCAAGCGATCTACCTAGCCGAGAAAGCTCGAATTCGCTAA
- a CDS encoding DNA polymerase III, subunit gamma and tau: protein MEESQYQVIARRWRPKQFSELVGQEHIVRTLTNAIKQNRIAHAYLFVGPRGTGKTSAARLFAQALNCEDGPNISPPQDSPICQAIIKGACMDVIEIDGASNNSVDQIRDLREECQYAPTQCKFKIYIIDEVHMLSTAAFNALLKTLEEPPGHVKFIFATTEAHKVLPTIVSRCQRFEFRPIAPKIIQEKLAEIAKAENIAIEQPALASIARLANGGMRDAQSILDQLISFCGDKIVEQDVLNVYGLASEQELKELAQAIAASDNQMLVERIDALASEGRDLLRVLIDLEDIVHEALLDAIRNQGTSSLLEHELPQDALVRMLEVLKEGEQLVKTGLSEKVNFELTLLKAAQESKALSIDSIIQEITKIGKALPEEPEAKKKTKPSNNSLTPKADTHNEPIPAQSEAFFSPTDAEIADALSACEEDIATMLHTDEPDPEDLGALKNLPSKELTDNPSQGGNLSESLKTVPIDTRNMLDQLFRAEYKAITPITPEELIKL, encoded by the coding sequence ATGGAAGAGTCTCAATACCAGGTAATAGCACGTCGTTGGAGGCCAAAACAATTTAGTGAACTGGTGGGGCAGGAGCACATTGTGCGCACCCTTACAAACGCTATTAAACAGAATAGAATCGCCCACGCTTACTTATTTGTGGGCCCGCGGGGTACCGGCAAAACAAGTGCCGCTCGTTTATTTGCCCAAGCTCTCAATTGCGAAGACGGCCCCAATATCAGTCCTCCGCAAGATTCCCCCATTTGCCAAGCCATTATCAAGGGCGCTTGCATGGATGTTATCGAAATTGATGGCGCTTCCAATAACTCCGTTGACCAAATTCGTGATCTCAGGGAAGAGTGCCAGTATGCCCCAACTCAATGCAAATTTAAGATATATATTATTGACGAGGTCCACATGCTTTCAACTGCAGCTTTTAATGCTTTACTGAAAACACTGGAAGAGCCCCCTGGCCATGTTAAATTTATTTTTGCAACCACTGAGGCACATAAGGTTTTGCCCACAATCGTTTCTCGTTGCCAACGGTTTGAATTTCGCCCCATTGCCCCAAAAATTATTCAAGAAAAGCTTGCGGAGATTGCAAAAGCAGAGAACATCGCAATCGAACAGCCTGCGTTGGCGTCCATTGCCCGTTTGGCTAATGGGGGCATGCGGGATGCTCAGTCTATTCTAGATCAATTGATTTCCTTTTGTGGTGATAAAATTGTCGAACAGGATGTTTTAAACGTATATGGCCTCGCTTCCGAACAAGAACTAAAAGAGCTGGCGCAAGCCATCGCGGCCTCCGACAACCAAATGCTGGTCGAACGCATAGATGCTTTAGCCTCCGAGGGGCGTGACTTACTGCGTGTTTTAATAGACCTGGAGGATATCGTTCACGAGGCACTGTTAGATGCTATTCGCAATCAGGGTACCAGTAGCCTTTTAGAGCACGAATTGCCGCAGGATGCCTTAGTTAGAATGCTTGAAGTTTTAAAAGAAGGGGAGCAATTAGTTAAAACCGGCCTCTCGGAGAAGGTTAATTTTGAGCTCACACTCCTCAAAGCAGCCCAAGAAAGCAAAGCGTTATCTATCGATAGTATCATTCAGGAGATTACTAAAATCGGCAAAGCGCTTCCAGAAGAACCTGAGGCGAAAAAAAAAACGAAGCCCAGCAACAACTCATTAACGCCTAAAGCGGATACGCATAATGAGCCTATCCCTGCCCAATCGGAAGCCTTTTTTTCTCCTACGGATGCCGAAATCGCAGACGCACTCAGTGCCTGTGAAGAAGATATCGCCACTATGCTTCATACCGATGAGCCGGACCCAGAAGACTTGGGTGCACTAAAGAACCTTCCTAGTAAGGAGCTAACAGATAACCCTAGCCAGGGAGGCAATTTATCCGAATCTCTCAAAACGGTTCCCATCGATACGCGCAACATGCTAGATCAGCTCTTTAGGGCAGAATATAAGGCAATTACACCCATTACGCCTGAAGAGCTGATTAAGTTGTAA
- a CDS encoding CDP-diacylglycerol--glycerol-3-phosphate 3-phosphatidyltransferase — protein sequence MNLPNAISFSRIPLLFVIAALLYCSWMGAATIAFILFVIGGLSDWLDGYLARKNNNISNFGKILDALTDKIFVLGVIITLLAIGILPNWSLFLVLIILGREFLITGLRLIAASHGTILAAERGGKIKTLIQLFSVGTLICDYAFVVDYGRWINLQFIEIVYYCGLGLFVLATLLTLQSGFYYIQKYKHLFLKNPL from the coding sequence GTGAATTTACCAAACGCAATCAGCTTTTCCCGCATTCCTCTATTATTCGTGATAGCAGCTTTGCTCTATTGTAGTTGGATGGGTGCCGCTACCATTGCGTTTATTCTGTTTGTAATAGGTGGCCTTTCTGATTGGCTTGACGGCTACTTAGCCCGCAAGAACAACAATATATCCAATTTTGGCAAAATACTGGATGCCTTAACGGATAAAATATTTGTGCTGGGGGTCATTATAACCCTACTTGCCATTGGCATATTGCCAAATTGGTCCCTGTTCTTGGTACTAATTATCCTAGGAAGAGAGTTTTTAATAACCGGTCTTCGCCTGATTGCAGCTAGCCACGGAACCATTTTAGCCGCAGAAAGGGGCGGTAAAATCAAAACACTCATTCAGCTCTTTAGCGTCGGCACACTGATTTGTGACTACGCTTTTGTGGTCGATTACGGGCGGTGGATCAACCTACAATTCATTGAAATCGTCTATTACTGCGGGCTCGGGCTGTTTGTTCTGGCAACGCTGCTCACCCTGCAATCCGGTTTCTATTACATACAAAAATATAAACACCTTTTCTTGAAAAACCCATTATGA